A stretch of Fusarium poae strain DAOMC 252244 chromosome 2, whole genome shotgun sequence DNA encodes these proteins:
- a CDS encoding hypothetical protein (TransMembrane:7 (o12-33i53-76o96-117i129-150o180-200i212-235o255-277i)), translating into MGLWDVDDFGIIADKACWSMFAITTVVVVLRLISRQFFGKGNVGGGIGWDDFITAFCVVVMLVTCIMITIGTHYGLGRRLDDIDPALIPGALKWNVIISSVLIWTFSLPKFAIIATLKRILDYGLKTTILFWGLAISSQACILATSIWWYKQCDPVQFGWDRSIEGGTCASVQVMSDLGYFTSAYSAFLDGFFALYPIPFIMRLNMPLKNRILVSIALGLSFLACILSIYKLTIFGEIFVVLAENPTYPVPFLDILGLGEGCILLICASLPTLGPLFRFAKGRMATANASRITDSSKKDTHSGQSNGRWDKLGGQQGDDMEHGSSRIGCSVDDIPLVVGLNHATDNSTRIHKTVEFGASHAEPDNDRIGTRPGGFRGY; encoded by the exons ATGGGTTTGTGGGACGTTGATGATTTCGGCATCATTGCTGATAAGGCATGTTGGTCTATGTTTGCGATAACAACAG TGGTGGTCGTACTCAGACTCATCAGTCGACAGTTCTTTGGCAAAGGAAATGTTGGTGGCGGCATCGGTTGGGATGACTTTATTACAGCATTCTGTGTTGTTGTTATGCTCGTTACGTGCATCATGATCACCATTGGTACGCACTACGGTCTCGGTCGGCGACTAGACGATATCGATCCTGCTCTCATTCCTGGCGCGCTGAAATGGAATGTCATCATCAGCTCTGTGTTGATCTGGACCTTTTCACTTCCCAAGTTCGCCATCATCGCTACGCTGAAGCGCATCTTGGACTATGGATTGAAGACAACGATACTTTTCTGGGGCCTTGCAATCAGTTCGCAAGCTTGCATCCTGGCTACCTCGATCTGGTGGTACAAGCAATGTGACCCAGTACAGTTCGGCTGGGATAGAAGTATAGAGGGTGGGACTTGTGCTTCTGTGCAGGTCATGTCCGACTTGGGATACTTCACTTCAGCCTACTCTGCATTCTTGGATGGCTTCTTTGCGCTGTATCCGATTCCCTTCATCATGCGACTGAACATGCCGCTAAAGAACAGGATTCTGGTATCAATTGCATTAGGATTGAGCTTCCTGGCCTGTATCCTTTCTATATACAAGCTTACCATCTTTGGAGAGATCTTTGTGGTACTGGCAGAGAATCCAACAT ACCCCGTTCCTTTCCTTGACATACTTGGTTTGGGTGAAGGATGCATCCTTCTCATCTGTGCCTCGCTACCTACTCTGGGTCCCCTGTTCCGTTTTGCAAAAGGCAGGATGGCCACTGCAAACGCCAGTCGTATAACAGACAGCAGCAAGAAAGACACGCACAGTGGCCAATCAAATGGGAGATGGGACAAGTTGGGAGGTCAACAGGGAGACGATATGGAACATGGATCTAGTAGGATTGGCTGCAGCGTCGACGACATTCCACTTGTAGTGGGCCTAAATCACGCCACGGATAACTCGACAAGAATCCACAAGACGGTTGAGTTCGGTGCATCACATGCAGAGCCAGACAATGATAGAATAGGGACTCGACCGGGTGGCTTCCGCGGATATTAG
- a CDS encoding hypothetical protein (TransMembrane:3 (o6-26i78-100o106-125i)): protein MNENVLHYGNQLMALVPGLIGLNLLIRPEATLQQMEFTIPSEPKARQLTRGLARVYGVRNVVIGSIGLNLSLTRDPKLINMIYLGGLAMCVTDGIVAKSVIGHGEWMHWVFAPLCIAGSAANYYLF, encoded by the coding sequence ATGAACGAAAATGTCCTCCATTACGGAAATCAATTGATGGCCCTTGTGCCTGGTCTCATCGGCCTCAACCTTCTCATCCGCCCCGAAGCAACTCTGCAGCAAATGGAGTTCACCATCCCGTCGGAGCCCAAGGCACGACAACTTACTCGAGGTCTTGCACGTGTCTACGGTGTCAGAAATGTCGTCATTGGCTCCATAGGTCTCAATTTGAGTCTCACACGAGACCCGAAGCTGATCAACATGATTTATCTTGGTGGATTGGCCATGTGCGTGACGGATGGAATCGTTGCCAAGTCAGTAATTGGACATGGGGAATGGATGCATTGGGTATTCGCGCCTCTTTGCATTGCTGGATCTGCTgcaaattattatttattttga
- a CDS encoding hypothetical protein (TransMembrane:12 (i493-516o528-550i571-596o602-623i635-653o730-747i1151-1171o1183-1206i1227-1250o1270-1294i1301-1321o1327-1350i)): MMAGTTGALSPEGLGSASTANSIKDDIIEPTNPTPDINKEINDLARQLSRVSTTAGAELNAFSPQAGTKLDPNSTNFDPRSWVKAFVKLVESEDGSAPSRSLGVAFKNLNVYGWGTGAEHQKTVVDYPLDAVSYVLGLLGRRKKRRVDILRNFEGVVEQGELLLVLGPPGSGCSTLLKTIAGETAGLEVGSDSYMNFRGIDENHMRSSFRGDVLYNAEIDCHLAHLTVGETLSFASSAHSLRHVPGGVTRSQADTMMRDVMMSIFGISHTVETRVGDDFVRGVSGGERKRVSIAEAALTGAKLQCWDNTTRGLDSGNAINFCRNLRLQADLVGVAAAVAIYQAPQSAYELFDRVTVLYEGHQIFFGRIHEAKAYFESLGFECPDRQTTPDFLTSMTSPQERRVKPAFERTAPRTPADFAERWLASSYRKQLIRELETYEQTHPPQERLAEYKESRRAEQFKNQRSKSPYTISYVAQVKLTLWRGWRRLLADPGFTIASLVFNLVMALVLGSMFFNLPDDSSSFYYRGGLIFFALLFNAFASQLEVLTVYAERPVVEKHNRYAFYHQSAQAIASYIIDLPYKTVNMIVFNLLIYFMSNLRREAGSFFFFCLTSYLTTLVMSCIYRTLACVTRTTHQAMIPVSILSLGLMIYTGFTMPTDYMLGWSRWMNYINPLAYAFEALMANEFHNRQYGCATMVPQGPGYEDLPSNSTICSVVGAIPGSSMVDGDRNIGILLGFLGAFLVFYIFAAEHAKPPRSKGEVLVFRKGRMPPSFDKKDGTDAEAQATGRPVVAEKGTTNGNSGLAAGASVFHWEDLCYDIQIKGKDRRLLDHVDGWVKPGLSTALMGVSGAGKTTLLDVLATRVTMGIVSGNTHIDGKSTDASFQHRVGYVQQQDLHLNTMTVREALEFSVLLRQSAEISRQDKLDYVEQVIEMLDMQEFSDAVIGVPGEGLNVEQRKRLTIGVELAAKPQLLVFLDEPTSGLDSQTSWAICDLIEKLTASGQAVLCTIHQPSAILFQRFDRLLLLAPGGKTVYFGDLGHQSQTLLEYFERNGAPPCPPDANPAEYMLNIIQPSNDEEVDNIDWHQVWRGSPEFQSVKQELQRLNALPSTQRTGSSAFDNADASQHREFVASFWTQFREVLIRTWKNFWRSPTYIWSKTVLIILSSLYIGFTFEAKNTIQGLQNQLYAIFMYMVLFQSITNQIMPIFVPQRALYEVRERPSKIYRWNTYILSNILVEAAWNTLMAVIIYFCWYYPVGFVQNTTSEDQHIRGFLVFLFLLMFMLFTSTFSHFGIVCIGSAEEAGVLATLLWMLCIAFCGVGVIYSDIPTFWTFMYHVSPATYIVGGIMSVAVYGSDVVCADNEVLQMQVPGGMNLTCGDFMGPFVEAAGGYLVDRSSTDVCQYCSLASTEEFLARFNIDYDDRWWHFGLLWVVPRGSGVKRA; this comes from the exons ATGATGGCAGGTACGACAGGGGCCTTGTCGCCCGAAGGTTTAGGTTCAGCCTCAACGGCCAACAGCATCAAAGACGACATTATAGAACCAACAAATCCCACGCCGGACATCAATAAAGAGATCAATGACCTTGCACGACAGCTTTCGCGAGTATCGACAACGGCAGGTGCTGAATTGAACGCTTTCTCCCCGCAAGCCGGTACAAAACTCGACCCCAACTCCACCAATTTCGATCCACGTTCATGGGTAAAGGCATTTGTCAAACTCGTTGAATCGGAGGATGGTTCAGCACCATCGCGAAGTCTTGGTGTCGCCTTCAAGAACCTCAATGTCTACGGCTGGGGTACGGGAGCCGAGCACCAAAAAACTGTGGTGGATTATCCTCTGGATGCCGTGTCATACGTGTTGGGTCTTCTCGGACGgcgaaagaagagaagagtggACATTCTACGCAACTTTGAGGGCGTCGTAGAACAGGGagagcttcttcttgtgcTCGGTCCCCCTGGATCAGGATGTTCAACACTTCTCAAGACGATCGCGGGCGAGACAGCCGGTCTCGAAGTTGGATCTGACTCTTACATGAACTTCAGAG GTATCGACGAGAACCACATGCGTTCCTCTTTTAGAGGAGATGTGCTATACAATGCCGAGATCGACTGTCATCTCGCCCATCTCACTGTTGGTGAGACCCTCTCATTTGCCTCGAGCGCCCATTCCCTTCGTCATGTCCCCGGAGGTGTCACCCGGTCCCAAGCAGACACAATGATGCGCGACGTTATGATGTCCATCTTTGGCATTTCCCATACCGTCGAAACTCGCGTTGGCGACGATTTTGTCCGCGGCGTTAGTGGCGGCGAGCGCAAGCGTGTTAGTATTGCCGAGGCGGCCCTAACCGGCGCAAAGCTGCAATGCTGGGACAACACAACTCGGGGCCTGGACAGTGGGAATGCGATCAATTTTTGCCGGAACTTGCGTCTTCAGGCTGATCTTGTCGGGGTTGCGGCCGCGGTGGCCATTTACCAGGCGCCGCAGTCAGCTTACGAG TTATTCGATCGTGTGACGGTCTTGTACGAGGGTCATCAAATTTTCTTTGGTCGGATACATGAAGCAAAGGCCTACTTTGAGAGCCTGGGTTTCGAGT GTCCCGATCGTCAAACAACGCCCGACTTTCTTACATCAATGACCAGCCCACAAGAACGTCGCGTAAAACCAGCATTCGAACGCACCGCCCCTCGAACACCCGCCGACTTTGCCGAGCGATGGCTAGCCAGCTCTTACCGCAAGCAACTCATTCGCGAATTGGAGACCTATGAACAAACCCACCCTCCTCAGGAACGTCTTGCTGAGTACAAGGAGTCACGTCGAGCAGAGCAATTTAAGAATCAGCGCAGCAAGTCTCCGTACACAATATCTTATGTCGCGCAGGTGAAGCTTACGCTCTGGCGAGGATGGCGTCGATTGCTGGCAGACCCCGGATTTACCATCGCGTCGCTAGTCTTCAATTTGGTTATGGCACTAGTATTGGGCAGCATGTTCTTTAATCTTCCGGATGACTCGTCAAGCTTTTACTATAGAGGTGGTTTAATCTTCTTCGCATTGCTGTTCAATGCCTTTGCTAGTCAACTCGAG GTTCTTACTGTCTATGCCGAGCGACCTGTTGTCGAAAAGCACAACCGCTATGCGTTCTACCATCAATCTGCCCAGGCTATTGCAAGCTACATCATCGACCTGCCCTACAAGACTGTCAACATGATAGTCTTCAATCTGCTCATCTACTTCATGTCTAATCTCCGTCGCGAGGCTGGcagtttcttcttcttctgccttACCTCCTACCTTACCACTCTGGTCATGTCATGCATCTACCGCACTCTGGCATGCGTGACTCGTACGACCCACCAAGCCATGATCCCTGTCTCAATTTTGAGTCTTGGGCTGATGATCTACACTGGCTTTACTATGCCTACGGATTATATGCTCGGGTGGTCTCGATGGATGAACTACATCAATCCTCTTGCTTATGCGTTCGAAGCCTTAATGGCAAATGAATTCCATAACAGGCAGTACGGTTGCGCGACTATGGTTCCTCAGGGCCCCGGCTATGAAGATCTTCCTTCCAACTCGACTATTTGTTCCGTTGTTGGTGCGATACCTGGATCGTCTATGGTTGATGGTGATAG GAATATCGGCATTCTTCTCGGCTTTTTGGGTGCATTCTTGGTTTTTTACATCTTCGCTGCCGAACACGCAAAGCCTCCCAGAAGCAAGGGCGAGGTACTTGTTTTCCGCAAGGGTCGCATGCCTCCCAGCTTCGACAAGAAAGACGGTACCGATGCCGAAGCGCAAGCTACTGGCCGGCCTGTTGTTGCCGAGAAAGGGACTACCAACGGCAACAGTGGTCTCGCTGCTGGTGCGTCTGTATTTCACTGGGAAGATCTGTGCTATGACATCCAGATAAAAGGTAAAGATCGACGTCTACTCGATCATGTTGACGGTTGGGTCAAGCCTGGTCTTTCCACAGCCCTTATG GGTGTATCTGGTGCTGGCAAAACAACCCTCCTCGATGTCCTTGCCACACGCGTTACAATGGGTATAGTCAGCGGCAACACCCACATTGACGGGAAGTCCACCGACGCATCGTTCCAGCACCGTGTCGGCTACGTCCAACAGCAAGACCTCCACCTCAACACCATGACTGTTCGGGAGGCCCTTGAATTCAGCGTTCTCCTACGCCAATCCGCCGAGATATCCCGACAGGACAAGCTCGACTATGTGGAACAAGTAATCGAGATGCTAGATATGCAGGAATTCTCGGATGCAGTTATTGGAGTTCCTGGAGAAGGTCTCAACGTTGAgcagaggaagaggctgacGATTGGTGTCGAACTTGCCGCTAAGCCGCAGTTGCTTGTCTTTTTGGACGAACCTACTTCCGGTCTTGATTCGCAGACTTCTTGGGCGATTTGTGACCTCATCGAGAAGCTTACAGCAAGTGGCCAGGCTGTTTTATGTACCATTCACCAGCCTTCCGCCATACTCTTCCAGCGTTTTGATCGTCTGCTCCTCCTAGCTCCTGGTGGAAAGACAGTTTACTTCGGCG ACCTCGGACACCAATCGCAAACCCTCCTCGAATACTTCGAGCGTAACGGTGCTCCCCCATGTCCTCCAGATGCAAACCCCGCCGAGTACATGCTCAACATCATCCAGCCTTCCAACGACGAAGAAGTCGACAACATTGACTGGCATCAAGTTTGGAGGGGCTCTCCTGAGTTCCAAAGTGTCAAGCAGGAGCTTCAACGGCTGAATGCTCTGCCATCTACGCAGCGAACGGGTAGTAGTGCATTTGACAACGCGGATGCATCACAGCATCGGGAATTTGTTGCCTCTTTCTGGACGCAGTTCCGCGAAGTACTGATTCGCACTTGGAAGAATTTCTGGCGGTCGCCTACGTATATCTGGTCCAAGACTGTCTTGATCATCCTATCG TCTCTTTACATCGGATTTACATTCGAGGCGAAGAATACGATTCAAGGGTTGCAGAACCAGCTTTATGCTATTTTTATGTACATGGTTCTTTTCCAAAGCATCACGAATCAGATAATGCCCATATTTGTCCCACAGCGAGCCTTGTACGAGGTCCGCGAGAGACCATCAAAAATTTATCGCTGGAACA CATACATCCTCTCCAATATACTTGTCGAAGCGGCATGGAACACCTTGATGGCTGTCATCATCTACTTTTGCTGGTACTATCCCGTCGGCTTCGTCCAGAACACTACTTCGGAGGATCAGCACATTCGAGGCTTTCTCGTTTTCCTCTTCCTATTGATGTTTATGCTCTTCACGAGCACATTCTCACACTTTGGTATTGTATGCATTGGTTCAGCTGAAGAAGCAGGTGTTCTTGCTACTTTACTTTGGATGCTTTGCATTGCGTTTTGCGG TGTCGGCGTCATATACAGCGACATCCCTACGTTTTGGACCTTTATGTATCACGTCTCGCCAGCAACATACATTGTTGGAGGCATCATGTCGGTGGCAGTCTACGGTTCAGATGTGGTCTGTGCAGATAACGAGGTCCTACAGATGCAGGTGCCTGGTGGCATGAACCTCACGTGCGGTGACTTCATGGGTCCGTTTGTTGAGGCCGCGGGTGGCTATCTTGTTGACCGCTCCTCCACCGACGTCTGCCAATATTGTTCTCTTGCTTCAACTGAGGAGTTTCTGGCCAGGTTTAACATTGACTACGATGATCGATGGTGGCACTTTGGATTGCTGTGGGT GGTGCCAAGGGGCAGTGGTGTTAAGAGAGCCTGA
- a CDS encoding hypothetical protein (BUSCO:45954at5125) has product MSDTNYVLHTYFRSSCSARLRIAMNVKGIPYDLTPVNLLKNEQSSDAHKALNPSGSVPVLVPPTSGSKPFRISQSVAALEYLEEKHPEHPLLPPLSNLEGRANVRTLVNIICADVQPVTNLRIMRRVRALGGNAEEWNCQLMTDGLRAYEEVAKDTAGKFSVGDELTMADACFIPAWWNAERFGVDLSAFPTLQRIAENLKDHPAVVKAHWQNQPDTPDNLKA; this is encoded by the coding sequence ATGTCAGACACCAACTACGTTCTCCACACGTACTTCAGATCATCATGTTCAGCACGTCTTCGGATTGCCATGAACGTCAAGGGGATCCCATATGATCTGACACCCGTCAACCTTCTGAAGAACGAGCAGAGCTCAGATGCACACAAAGCCCTCAACCCTTCAGGATCTGTCCCAGTTCTCGTTCCTCCTACTTCAGGTTCAAAGCCGTTCCGCATCAGTCAGTCCGTTGCAGCTTTAGAGTATCTGGAAGAAAAACACCCTGAACATCCACTTCTCCCTCCGCTTTCGAATCTTGAAGGAAGAGCGAATGTCCGAACCCTCGTCAACATCATTTGCGCTGATGTTCAACCGGTTACCAACCTTCGCATTATGCGTCGCGTGAGAGCACTTGGAGGAAACGCAGAAGAGTGGAATTGTCAACTCATGACTGACGGTTTGAGAGCTTACGAGGAAGTAGCCAAGGATACTGCTGGGAAGTTCTCTGTTGGTGATGAGCTTACAATGGCTGACGCTTGTTTCATTCCTGCTTGGTGGAACGCAGAGAGATTTGGTGTTGACCTGTCGGCCTTTCCGACTCTACAAAGAATCGCGGAGAACTTGAAGGATCATCCTGCTGTTGTAAAGGCTCATTGGCAGAACCAGCCTGATACACCAGATAACCTCAAAGCCTAG
- a CDS encoding hypothetical protein (TransMembrane:7 (o6-25i46-68o88-117i129-156o176-197i209-231o243-266i)), protein MRSPGAQDILVSEILVVVAIALVAARLNLRLRIQKRRLLLSDKFMVAACISGVMAAAFTPAFAALGAFDPKVHSTLQGYSGNRRRLRLTLKLLFACNFPFYTTLYLCKAVLLSVYLQAFPEFMVKRRRFLWATIWITAISYVTTIMIIMCNCLPLARHWDLDSDMTCKAWTYAVNFNVGWALSFLGDILVFILPWLIVPALQVKRALRLGIYFTFLLGSVNMAVSLVRFVMIFKAGADSSISLSTIVLWSALDVNMGLVIACLPSLRPYFGSRNQSEKPSFESRNEERFRRPSKFGLDTLRHNYRKYDEEESSSFSERRNTGETSHWENYDVISDDGRRSCAELSNVALVELRLPPTAKVSEIKL, encoded by the exons ATGCGTAGTCCAGGGGCCCAAGACATTCTT GTCTCCGAGATCCTGGTCGTCGTAGCAATAGCCCTCGTTGCAGCCCGCCTCAACCTTCGTCTTCGAATACAAAAGCGACGACTCCTCCTCAGCGATAAATTCATGGTAGCGGCATGCATATCTGGTGTCATGGCTGCTGCATTTACTCCTGCGTTTGCAGCCCTCGGCGCCTTCGATCCGAAAGTACACTCGACCTTGCAGGGATATAGCGGTAACAGGAGAAGACTTCGACTGACACTAAAG CTACTCTTTGCTTGTAATTTTCCATTCTACACGACACTTTACCTTTGCAAAGCCGTTTTATTATCGGTCTATTTGCAAGCATTCCCGGAGTTTATGGTAAAGAGACGCAGATTTCTTTGGGCGACCATATGGATCACGGCAATCAGTTATGTTACTACTATCATGATCATCATGTGCAACTGCCTCCCACTAGCACGACACTG GGATTTGGATTCCGACATGACATGCAAAGCTTGGACTTACGCAGTCAATTTCAATGTTGGCTGGGCGTTGTCGTTTCTTGGTGATATCCTAG TATTCATTCTTCCTTGGCTGATTGTGCCAGCACTACAAGTCAAGAGAGCACTAAGACTTGGCATCTACTTCACATTCTTACTTGGAAGTGTTAACATGGCGGTCAGCCTCGTTCGTTTCGTCATGATCTTCAAAGCAGGTGCCGACTCGTCTATTTCACTCAGCACCATTG TTCTATGGAGTGCCCTAGACGTCAACATGGGCCTCGTAATCGCATGTCTTCCCTCGTTGCGACCATACTTTGGATCACGCAATCAGTCAGAAAAGCCAAGTTTCGAAAGCAGGAATGAGGAGCGGTTCCGAAGACCATCAAAGTTTGGACTTGATACACTTCGACATAATTACAGAAAgtatgatgaagaagaatcaTCATCGTTTTCTGAACGACGGAATACAGGAGAGACCTCGCACTGGGAGAACTATGATGTGATCTCGGATGATGGCAGGAGAAGTTGCGCGGAGCTGAGTAACGTTGCGCTGGTAGAGCTGAGACTCCCGCCAACCGCCAAAGTGTCGGAgataaagctttaa